The DNA region TATAACTAAGGACATGATAACAATAGACAGGGATTTTATGTTATTTGAAAACTctgttttataataaatatcaaTATTGAGATACAACATCTCTATTAGGAGAGAGTTCTGACCAAGACAGGAGCATACAAAGTTTCCCATTAAAGAACAGTCAACTGGCTATAAAAGCATAAAGTAAATATGAACGATGTAATATGAAGTGGTGTGCAACTAGACATGAGCCTTCCCTGCTTATGAAGCTCAcatgtaaatattaattttTAAGGCATCACACTCAACTTCTTTGCATAGGCCATACAAAATCCAATTTGTTGCTCTTGGCAAATAAAATGTCTGTCCTTAACTCTGTAATTAGTTGATCTCAATATGTCACACTGACGCAgaacaaagattaaaaaaagatcaaaagatCTTAAAATATGCCTGGACAGCTGCGGCTAAACTTCTGACCACGTCCAACCATAACAGTGTCAGCCTACTGAGGAATAGATGTTAGTTCAGCACACAAGGAACTGAAGGGAAAACCCCTTAGCTCCTGACAGAGAACACCTGTCCAAGTGTGTGTTCACTGGAATGAGTGGAAGCCTGTGGGACTGAGGGTGGGAAGcatgagagtgagtgtgtgaatgtgtctgtctgtgtacaAAAATCAGACCAAATACCCCGTCAGGGTCATTCATGAGTTTAATGTAGACTTAAGTTGGTGAGATCTTACGTTCCATTCTACTGTATGATTGTGTCAGGATTCAAactgcatacacacactgtgaTAGACTTCCGCCCACACAGAGCCAAcacttctctctccccctcccaaAGCTTTCCCTTTCCCTTCCTGGCTGCTCTGCTGCCGTGCTGCCAGGCTCGGTGGCGGTTGCCTTGTCTATCAGTCTATTTCCAGGCTCAGGGCCCAGCGCAGAGGCAGGCAGGCAGTCAGTCAGGCGGTGTGGTGGAGGGCAGAGGGGTTGATGCGTGTGTCAGAGAGGCGCTCTCCCACATTCCCCCGGCGGCTGGCAGCAGGCCGGGCCTGCGGAGGGGGGTTCGCCTCTTTCTCACGACCTCTCAGGTTCCTGCGCTCATCTGGGAGCTATTCATTTCCTGCCAGAAAACAGCCTTCCCCTGCAACTGCAGAAGGAAGGGGGGCAGCAAGGGGAATGGAGTTTGGCTTCAAAATGAGTCCAGGGCTTGGTACAGCAAGCCCTGGGCTTAAATCATAAAGCTCTCGCTTGTCTAGGCTGCAATCAAAGACAGCCCCAGTGACGGgccaagagagagagggcgagagtgagagagagagagagagagagagagaaaaaccatgagagagagggagagagcgagaggaccATATGGTAGCACTTAGGGAGCCAAGGAGGAAGCAGAGgggcttttttccccctcctttcGCTCCCTGCATGCACGCGGAGTGTGGGAAAAGTTAATGGACACGCATGGCAGCTAACCCCCTCGGTTGTGTTGTGACATGTGTGCGGTCACTCCAGCGGCTCGGCCACTGCACTGGGTAATTGGAGAGGCTCGTAAAGCTGTTCTCCGGAGGGGTAAAGACCACTGAAgatgttggtggtggtggttgtggtaggggggaagagaaagagggCTCAGCAGCTGGGTGTTGTCCGGGTCACACCACGTGCCTCCCAGACGTCCCGTGTCCAGCTGTGGCCTCGGGGCTCAGGGCAGGAAGCTTGACACTAGTCCGAGCACAGCTGGAAAGCTgtgggaacatttttttttaaatacgtgtgtttgactgtgtgcgtttgtgtgagAAGCTCTGGCCCACGGGAGGCTGGCTGTTATCCCGCGTGGTGGGCCTTTCCTTGAACCCCCCTCCACATTTAACTCCCCACTACCTCACCCACTGTGCCCTTTGGCCAGCCATGTCCTCACCCATCaccctgcacaaacacacaccatacacacacaggcacacgcacacacatggcTTCAATCAAACAGGGATACATGCCCCCCTGCAAAAAGGTGTGATGGAAATTCAAAATGATGGCACTTATCCACACTTTGTGCCTCTTAGCATACTGATAATTGCAAACACCTGCACCCCCCttcccgcacacacacacacacaccctcttcaAAGGAAGGGCCACACTCGGATAGCTGGAGGGGGCACGCACACCTGGGCAGAGCAGAGCGTTACCACATGGCTCAGTGGTGAGGTGTTTAACGtgtcctgctgctgtggacCCCACCAGGCATGAAGAGCTCCCTCAGCTCTGATTTTCGACACAGCCAGAGGCACCTCTTTGCTATGTAGCGTCCGGAGATTAATGCTGTTAGCCATGATGAAGCTGATTGAACAGCGGAAATCCTAATGATTATGATTACtaagttgttgtgtttttgtttttctcttcaaatTATCGGCTGGGTTTTAGTCAATTCTCATTTTCTAGGAACTTATTATGGGAAGGGTCTTGACATCATTTTCATTCATGAGTGGACATTAGGATATATGACAAACAGGCTCATAACACACTATCGAGAGATTTAAGTGACATAAGTTTATCAACTAATACCAGTCTGACTTGCTCCCATAAGCAACCAGTAAAATATTCCTGGGTGTTAATTTACACAATAATAAACTATAGCTAGATGATTATCTGCTAAATTTCACAGAGGCGGTGCTCTATATCATCTTCCATACACACCCACAACAGCCATTCACGTACCCACTCATTGATCTTTCCAATACCAATCACATTGCAATGCGCTTCTGCGCTGCTAGATGGCGTGAGAGACCCCTGTAAAGCGCCAAAGTTTAAGCAGGAAACGTGAGCTGCTGGACCGTCAGCCAACAGCACAAGGAGAACACAGATTAAGACTCACTTTTTCGTATATAAGAATACCAATTAGCCAAGAAGTCAACGGCATTCTGGACCTAATACTAAATAGAATATGCAATGAAGCTGCAGGACGCATGCAACTAATTAGACAGCACAATTATTACGTATTTTAGCAGATATTCAACGGTGACATGCCTGAGAACgaataacataatataataGTTGCATAAAGTGTGTTGTCCTTATGTCTTATGTAAAccttaaaaaaggtaaaacgtGTTCGTCCCGTTTCAGAAACCTGGGGGTGTAAAAGGtattttcaaacacatgctGATTTCATGTGTGGAGATAAACGTtatatagttaaaaaaaaaaaaaaaaaaagatgaccaCAGAACAATATGATAGCCGAATTGCAAAGTCACTGATAGCTCACTGAATGACTACTCTATCAGCTTTGATATTGCAGGCAGTCACAGTTAACGTATAAAATAGGACGATGGAAACACGTTATATTGGCAGTTTTACGCAGTAATAGAATATAGAGTTTAGTCTCTCCAACAAACCCACAGAAACAATTGTGTTTTAATATCTTTACAAATTTATTCGTCTTCCAAAACGAAGAACATCATAAGAGCATTGAACATATCTTTGGCATCACACAGTAGAAAAAGACaactcatatatatatatatataaaatgcaGTGAACGGACTTCCACAATACAGATCTCATTTCAATATGAACTTTACTCTCTTGTTGGCTGTACAAATATAGTGCATACTCTCTCcattttacaagaaaaaaaacaactttcaaaacaactttctaacattaaaaaagagagaagtttTAAGTGTCATTTCAAAGTCTATATGGTTCTTTTTCCACTGTTCACCAGGGTCTCCACACTGAGTCTGAGTTGCCTGATGGGGCTCCGGGAGAAACCGCAGCCGGTACAGGAACCGACGTGCTGACGTTGTTGGCGTACACGGGGATAACCGGGCCATTTGGGGCAAATGCAGCGTTGGGTATGAGGAATGCAAACTGTCCGTCTGTGGCAGGCACGATCTGGAAACCGCCGTACACTTTGGTGGCgtctgaaggtaaactagccgGCGAGGAGCCCCCTTTACAGGACACCGCGTTCATGGGCAGGACCTGCGGGGATGAGCTGGGGATCTGGACCATGGGCTGGCCGAATGAGGGGTGGGTTGGTCCGGCGCTGGATGGCAGCTGGTGCTGGTGCTGGTGCTGGCTGGGGTAGTTCATAGCATTGATTTGGGTCATGCAGTTGGCCAAGTGACCGAGGAGCCGCGTCCTAACCTCGGTGTTGACACCCTCGCAGGTGGACAGGAACCTGGTGACTTCGTTCATGCACTCGCTAAAACCTGCACGGTATTTTCCCAGGACTGTGGGGTCGGTGTTCAgtgcagctgcagagaaaacagaaaggtaCATGTAAGTCAGGATGTTTATATGCACAGGtttattcatttgtatttaGGCAGGATTGTTATCAGGACTAACATTAGTCCGGGAAATTCAACTTACCGGTCATCTGAGCCCTCTGAAGGTTCCGCAGATGTTTCACCGTCATCTCCAGGATGTCCGCCTTCTCAAGTTTAGAGTGTCTGGAGCTCTGAGGGTACGGAAAACACACATGGTTAAGATTACGCACTCACTTTCCCAGTGTTTGACAGGGATACTTTTGAAATCTATTAATAACCAGGGAGCTAAGTGAGTACTTACATCTTTTTTGAGCGCATCCAGGATGAGAGTTTTCAGCTGTCCCAGGCTTTCGTTGATTCTggctcttctcctcttttccaTAATTGGCTTGGATgactgaagttaaaaaaaaaaaaatgatatcgATTATTAAATTGATCTCCCTTGTTTCGTGCgtaaaaatgaaatatctgACTTTGGATGAGTCGCTTGCCTAAAATGTATCCGAAATGAAAAGCTTaaggctttttgttttaaaatgactcTGCCTTGTAGATATATTTCAATCAATGCTTTATACCAACCTTTCGGTGCTCAGAGGCTGTCTTGGGTTTATCGGGAGTTGTGTTCATGCTTGCCGGGGTTGCAGCGACAGGCGAGGAGGAGTTTTTTTCCATCATATCGGCAGGCATCTTTTTTATCGGAAATAtcccacaaaaacacagcaaattACGATCCAATGATGCGAGGACGAGGGTTGACCAATATTTTCaagtcctctctctccctcaaaAAAAGAATCCTGAGATGTGTGTTAAATCCGTCAGGGTGAtgcggagcagcagcagcacttatCAGGAGCGGATGCAGACTCTCTCTGTCGGGCTCTCCGCGTGTGGCTTGTATTTATATCTCGGACTGCACGCGAACGGCTCGTGTGAAACTTCCCAAACTTTCTTTCCCACAGTAACTTTCAACCAATCAGGGCGAGGGACACGCGGCCCAAGGGAGGACGGCTCGTGGTCGGCGCCCTCCCATTGGTTGTTTGGCCGCTTGAGCTGGCGGCCAATGGCGCGAGGCCCGGGTTCAGGGCACAGCCGGGGAAACTGCCTTCAGTCTTCAATCATCGTACCGTTTACATATTAACAGTGGAGCCGCTGACTGGGCACCAACACCGGGAGCGGGCAAAGGACTTTTTATCTACCAGACAACAGataacaaaagcaaaacttAACTATTATGAAGGGAAATATATCGACATAAATTCTATCATTagcacataataataataacataataataataatcatgtttttttatccaATAATAACACCCTCAATCAAACTTGaagtaaaaaaagtaaaaagttacTTTCTTCTTCTAATGAATACTAACTTCAAAGT from Labrus bergylta chromosome 6, fLabBer1.1, whole genome shotgun sequence includes:
- the her6 gene encoding hairy-related 6; its protein translation is MPADMMEKNSSSPVAATPASMNTTPDKPKTASEHRKSSKPIMEKRRRARINESLGQLKTLILDALKKDSSRHSKLEKADILEMTVKHLRNLQRAQMTAALNTDPTVLGKYRAGFSECMNEVTRFLSTCEGVNTEVRTRLLGHLANCMTQINAMNYPSQHQHQHQLPSSAGPTHPSFGQPMVQIPSSSPQVLPMNAVSCKGGSSPASLPSDATKVYGGFQIVPATDGQFAFLIPNAAFAPNGPVIPVYANNVSTSVPVPAAVSPGAPSGNSDSVWRPW